AATAGAACACGACCACAAACACGCCTCAAGCCTCTTGATACAGGGGAAAATGGGATGATCGGCAAAACAGCACGCCAATGCTCGTCATGGATCCTCCCTTCCCTGCTCGTCATCAACCTGGCCCTGACCGCGGGCTGTGCGGGCAAAACTTCCACGGCCCGCTACTCGGCCTCAAGTACAGACTCAAGCGCAGGCTCAAGTTGCTATGCAAAAGCGCTACCCACTGCTGGCGAGGGCGGCCTGGCCTGGGGCTCCACCCTGGACAAGGCTCGTCAAAAGTCCATGGATAACTGCATACGCTATGCCGGCCAATCCGGTGGCACGCCGACGACCTGTCATGTGGTGATGGCGGAGTGCAAAAACTAATAGCAAGGTGTATCGGTGACGCAGCAGATCCAGCCGTTGCTCAAGGAGATCGAAGCGAAACTGCCGTCACTTATGCTGCAACTGCAGAACTTCTCTCGCATGTGGATGGTGGTGCTGACCGCGCCGCCGGGCTTGATCGGTGTTGTGATGGGTAGCATTGCGATCTTGATCGACCGCTCTGCTACCCATCGAACGCCTGCGTTCAGTATGCAAAACTGAACACTCATCCTCTTCTCAATAGTGTCAGGCGGCACCAGGGACATTCGTTCCCATGCCCGCCGGCAGGAACGGTCGAATTTCATCGATTTCCGCAGCGCTGAGGCGCAACTCCAGGGCTGCAATCAGCCCGTCTACTTGCGCACGATGGCGGGCTCCGACAATGGCGCCCGTCACGACCGGTTTGCGAAGTACCCAGGCGATGGCGACCGCAGCAGCGCTCACCCCGTGCCTTTCTCCAATACGTGCCATGACGTCAACCAATGCCAGGTTCGCACTCAAACGGGGCTCCTGGAAATCAGCACTTCGGGCCTTGCGCCAATCGTCTTCGGGCAGTTGCGAGATGCGTTCGCGCGTCATGCTGCCGGAAAGCAGCCCTGATTGAAGCGTGGAATAGGCAAGCACACCCATCCCGGCCTGCTCACAGAATGGCAGAACGTCCTGCTCGATGTCCCGCATCAAGGCTGAGTATGGCGGTTGGAGCGAAACGATCTCTGTCACCGCCTGCGCCCGCTTGAGTTGAGCGACATCGAAATTCGATACACCAATCGCGCGGATCTTTCCTTGATCGCGCGCGGCGGCCAAAGCCGAAAGCGCCACTTCAATGCCTTCACTGCTGGCGTCGGCAGGAAAAGCAGGCCAGTGGATCTGATAAAGATCGATCGTCTCGACTTGAAGCCGGCGCAAGCTTGCGTCGATCTCGGCGAGCAAGGATTGAGGGGCCAGTGAATGCGAAATCTTCTTCGTGACCGGGTCCCAGACCAAACTGCCTTTGGTGAACACCAAAGGACGCCGTGACGCCGGCACCCGCCGCAGCAATTGCCCCACCAATTGCTCTGCATGGCCCAAGCCATAAACCGCAGCGGTGTCAATCCAGTTCACGCCGCGTTCGACGGCATATTCAAGTGCGCCCAGGCTGTCCTTGTCATCCTGCGCTCCCCAACTGTACTCCCAGCCGGTGCCGGCGATTGCCCAGGTTCCCAGGCCAATCGGTGAAATCAGAAAATCCGATGATCCAAGACGATTGTTTTGCATAGCCACCTCTCCACGAATGATGGAGGAAGTATCCGGCAGAGGTCTCATGACGATAAGATAGGTAATCGTATTTGAACTACTGAACAACACTCATGAGTTATCACCCCGATCTCTCTGAACTCGACGCCTTCGCCGCCGTCGCTCGCCATCGCAGCTTTCGCAAGGCCGCCGACGAACGTGGCGTTTCGGCTTCCGCGTTGAGTCACGCAATGCGAGCGCTGGAAGCTCGTTTGGGCATCAGACTGCTGAACCGAACCACTCGTAGCGTGACCCCGACCGAGGCCGGCCAGCAGCTATTGGCGACGCTGGTCCCGAGCCTGCACCAGGTTAACGATGCATTGGCGCAATTGACCTCGATGCAGGAAGTGCCCACTGGCAAACTTCGCCTCAACGTGGCGCGTCCGGCGGCTCGCATCGTGTTTGCGAAAGTGCTGGCGCCCTTCGTGGCCATGTATCCACGTATTCAGTTGGACCTGATCACCGATGATGGATTGACCGATATCGTCAATGAGGGGTTTGACGCTGGAGTCCGCTTTGGTGAAAGCCTGGCCGGTGACATGATCGCAGTCCCTGTCGGCGCACCTCAATCGTTCGTGACCGTTGCTGCGGATGCTTATCTGGCCGCGAAGGGAACCGCGCACGTCCCCCGCGACTTGCTCGACCATGCGTGCATTGCCAGGCGTTTTCCCAGTGGCAAACT
The Pseudomonas sp. GR 6-02 genome window above contains:
- a CDS encoding aldo/keto reductase, with protein sequence MQNNRLGSSDFLISPIGLGTWAIAGTGWEYSWGAQDDKDSLGALEYAVERGVNWIDTAAVYGLGHAEQLVGQLLRRVPASRRPLVFTKGSLVWDPVTKKISHSLAPQSLLAEIDASLRRLQVETIDLYQIHWPAFPADASSEGIEVALSALAAARDQGKIRAIGVSNFDVAQLKRAQAVTEIVSLQPPYSALMRDIEQDVLPFCEQAGMGVLAYSTLQSGLLSGSMTRERISQLPEDDWRKARSADFQEPRLSANLALVDVMARIGERHGVSAAAVAIAWVLRKPVVTGAIVGARHRAQVDGLIAALELRLSAAEIDEIRPFLPAGMGTNVPGAA
- a CDS encoding LysR family transcriptional regulator; translation: MSYHPDLSELDAFAAVARHRSFRKAADERGVSASALSHAMRALEARLGIRLLNRTTRSVTPTEAGQQLLATLVPSLHQVNDALAQLTSMQEVPTGKLRLNVARPAARIVFAKVLAPFVAMYPRIQLDLITDDGLTDIVNEGFDAGVRFGESLAGDMIAVPVGAPQSFVTVAADAYLAAKGTAHVPRDLLDHACIARRFPSGKLYAWEYQADGQPIRLSVTGPLTLEDDALMIQAAKDGAGIAYVYEELVRDDLRNGHLREILQEWKAPPSRFFLYYSSRRHVPPALKALIEFISAREAA